The Marinobacter qingdaonensis genome includes a region encoding these proteins:
- the ftsL gene encoding cell division protein FtsL, whose amino-acid sequence MGAVAIEQPVKTAKLNKQRVRHGVAAAVRISRQVFDATRQRNVVISLALVTLLVASSIGVVVSAHENRELFNTLTHLQGERDRYQQEWSQLLLEQSALSAHGRVEKLAAERFGMVVPGRQDIVLVPLMSPTLVQ is encoded by the coding sequence ATGGGTGCGGTAGCGATAGAGCAGCCGGTCAAGACGGCCAAGCTCAACAAGCAGCGGGTGCGCCACGGCGTTGCCGCGGCCGTGCGGATTTCGCGGCAGGTGTTCGATGCCACCCGTCAGCGCAACGTGGTGATTTCCCTGGCACTGGTGACCCTGCTGGTGGCGTCGTCCATCGGCGTGGTGGTCAGTGCTCACGAGAACCGCGAACTGTTCAATACCTTGACTCACCTGCAGGGTGAGCGGGACCGTTACCAGCAGGAGTGGAGTCAGCTGCTGCTAGAGCAGAGCGCACTGAGTGCGCATGGTCGGGTGGAGAAACTGGCGGCAGAGCGCTTCGGGATGGTGGTGCCGGGCCGTCAGGATATTGTCTTGGTACCGTTGATGTCGCCGACATTGGTCC